The Altererythrobacter sp. H2 genomic sequence GAAGCCGGATCGTCGACATGCTGGTCGGCGAGCAACTGCCGCGTATCTGCTGAGGGAGAAGACCTGCCATGCAACTCTCGTTGATCGCCCTGGGTTTCCTTGCCGGAATGGGCCATGCGCTCGAACCCGATCACCTCGCCGCAGTCGGTGCCATGGCCACGGGACGGAATTCGCGCCGGTCGATGGTGCTGCGGGGTGCTGCGTGGGGGCTAGGGCATACGCTCACCCTGCTCGCGATCTGTTCTGCAGTGATCCTGCTGGGCATGGCATTGACAGGCCGCACGGCAGCCCTTCTGGAGAGCGCCGTTGGCTTCATGCTGATTCTGCTGGGGGGTGATGTACTTTGGCGGATGCGCAAGGCACGGGTGCATTTCCACCTGCACGATCATTCCGATGGCGAACGTCATTTTCATGCTCACAGCCATCTTGGCGAACGGGCGCCCCATGATGCGAGCCGCCACGAACACTCTCACCCCCACAAGTTTCCCTTGAAAGCGCTGGCTGTCGGGCTGGTGCATGGCGCGGCAGGATCGGCTGCCCTGCTTACCCTGGCAGTCGCTTCGGTTGGTGATCCTCTGCTGGCGGTTATCTATGTCCTGCTGTTCGGAGTTGGCTCAATTGCAGGAATGGCTGCGCTCAGCTTTATCGCCTCCTGGCCGCTTGGCTATGCAGAGCGTGTTGCCTTGCGACTTCATCGAGCGCTGAATCTGTCGTTGGCTGTGCTGGCACTTGGCCTGGGATTGCACACGATCTACGCCAACCTGTCTGGCGTGTTGGGGGCGGCCTGATGCACGAGCTGTCTCTTGCCCGGAATATTGTCGCCATTGTTGGTGATCACGCGCAGGGTCGGCGGGTGTCGCGTGTGCGCCTGGCAGTCGGCCCCTATGCCTGCGTAGAGCGCGAGGCGATCCGATTTTCATTCGAGGTGGCGAGCGAAGGTACGCTGCTCGAGAAGGCTGCACTCGAATTTCTGGAAGGCGAGACCGACCAGTTCATCATCAAGGATTTCGATATGGAGGAAATGGCCTGATGTGCGGCACCTGCGGATGCACCGATCCTGACAACGAGATCGCGATGATTGACCCGGAAACCGGAAAGCGAGTGCTGCTTCGCAGCGGCGATGACCATTCCCACGATCATGACCACTCCCACGATCATGACCACTCCCACGATCACACTCATTCACACGATCATGATCATTCACACGGGCACCATCATCACCACCATCATGATCACGGGCATGACCATCACCACCACGGCGAACAAGCGGCGCGTGTATCACTGGAAACCGCCGTGCTTGACCGGAATGATCGCCAGGCGGCTCGCAACCGGGGCTGGTTCGAAGGGCGCGGTGTTGTCGCGCTCAATCTCGTCAGTTCGCCAGGGGCTGGCAAGACGACCTTGCTCGAAACCACGATCCGGGCGCTGGAAGGAAGTCTGCCGATTGCCGTTATCGAGGGTGATCAACAGACGGCCAATGACGCCACGCGCATTCGCGAAGCGGGGGCCCGTGCAATCCAGATCAACACTGGGGCCGGCTGTCACCTCGAAGCCGATATGGTTGCCCGCGCTGTTGAAGAACTCGCACCGAAATCCGGCTCGTTGCTGCTGATCGAGAATGTCGGCAATCTTGTTTGTCCGGCGATGTTCGATCTGGGTGAACGGATGAAGGTCGCCGTTATCTCCACCCCGGAGGGCGAGGACAAGCCACTCAAATACCCGCACATGTTCCGCGCAGCAGAGCTGGTGTTGATCAACAAGATCGACCTCGCCCCGCATGTTGGATTCGACGAGGCCGCATGCCGTGCAAACATCTCCGCAGTAAACCCCAATGCGCTCGTCTTGCTGGTTTCCGCCCGCACCGGTGAAGGGATGGACGCGTGGTACGATTTTCTGCGAGCAATGGCGTCAGCAGCCGCAGATGGCGGGTGCCTCATTTAGGCGGGACTGCCCACGGGATTAAGATCGTCATCTTGCCCTATCGAGGAATGGCGTCTTTCTTTAGTTTTAGCGCACAGACCGGACGGTCCGAAACCGGCCCAGATTCGGCCATTTCGGGTGGCCAGGTTAGGCAGGAAATGAATTTCTCGCTTTATGCAAACTCGAAATCGGCAACGGTCGCCATTGCGGCGGATTCTGAATTCGATTCGCGCGAAATCCGGCACCGGTGGCACAGGAATCCGTCGTCGCATGCGCTCATTCGCGCAAGGCTGGCTCAATATCAGGCCAACGCAGAATAATGTTCAGAACTGAAGCTGGCGATGTCGTTTATCCTACAAAGTCTTTAACCGTCCAGAATCCTTTCAAGTAACTCAAATCGCTAAGGATGCGTCTGAATTTCCGCTCGTTCGACCTCTTGCGTTACGTCGAAAAGTTCTCACTATGTTCCGTAGAGGGGCTGCCAATGTCAAAGTGAGAACGCCCAATGTCCAATACCGAACGCATTATCCGACTGAAGACCGTGCTCGACCGAACCGGTCTCTCCCGCTCCACCATCTATCGCAAGATCGCAGAGGGCACTTTCCCGACGCAGGTGAAAATTAGTGTCCACGGCGCGGGCTGGCATGAGTCTGCTATAAATCGCTGGATCGCCGATCCCGTTCACTACCGCGAAGAAGATCTGGCTGAATGAGCGGTCAACGAACAGTCGAGCCGATCTGCGTCCGGGTCAATGATGCCGCACGCATGATCGGCGTCGGGCGCACAAAGCTCTACGAACTGATCTCCAGTGGCGAGCTCGAAACCATCAAGATTGGCAAGGCAACGCGCATCACGACAGCCAGTTTGCATAGGTTGGTGGAGCGGCATCGGGCATTGAACTGACCAGGCCGCTAACTCGCAATTGGACAGCGTCAGACCGTACCATTATGTTGCGATCAGGCGCAGCACGAACCACCCATTTATTCAGCTTTCCGGTCAAAACGCTGAACAGAACCACCGTTAAATGAACGAAAATGTGGGGGAGAGTGTGGGGGAAGGCCTGCGTTTGTTCCAAGAACAGGATTGATATCAAAAGGTTATTTTTTCGGTTCGATTCAAGCCCTGTCCACCACCGCCGCGCCCACCAGCAGCTACTGACGGGACCTGGTTTTCTGCAGCAGGTCATGGTTTGACCGGCTGGCCGGGTTCAGCCTAAATGCGGCACATTCAGGCCGATTGAGCGGGTCAGCTTGACCGGCAAGCGAAGGGGGGCAAGCGTGCACAGGCTCAGGCGAGGGATTGCCGGTGTCGGCCTGACTGGCATGGCGCTCTGCCTTGCCGGTCCCGGGCTGGCTGCGCCGGACGACAGCGGACCAGCGCGCAAGGTGGGCTTTGCCGCCCCGGCTGTCGCCGACCCCCTGCTGACAAAGGTGGATGCGCAAGCGCGCCTCGCTCTTAGTGCACGGGGTTACGAGATAGACCCCGCCGCGCCGATCCGGATCGAGCTGGCACTCTCCCGCCGGCCGAATGACGTGGCGGTCCGGTCCGACGCGGGCGCCAGCGCGGCCCAGGTTGCCAGTACGCCCGGCAAACGACGGGTCGATTTGTGCAAGGATTCGATTTACCGGCTGGTGATCGCGCAGGTCGAAACGCAGACGGGAGCGGTTACCTATCGTGGCTCGGCCGAAGTAAAGCGGTGCGGATCGCCATCGGACAAGGACCTGGCTTCGCTCGTCACGCAGTCGCTCGCCGGCTTACGATAAGGGGGGCTGGACCTCTGCGGGGAAGCGGAGCTCGAATGTTGTGCCGTCCGGCCCGGTGCGGCATTCAATCGCCGCGCCCATCGCATCGATCGCTTTCCTGACAAACACCAGGCCGAGCCCCGCGCTTGGCCCCCGTGTCCGATCGACGGGTGCAAACCGCTCGAACAGGGATTGCTGTCGTTCGGCCGGGATTCCGGGTCCCTGATCGACGATGCTGCAGGTGATCGGGTGGCCGCAGGCGCCCGTGTCGACCTGCTGCGAGATCATGCAGGTGACCGTG encodes the following:
- a CDS encoding hydrogenase maturation nickel metallochaperone HypA, with the protein product MHELSLARNIVAIVGDHAQGRRVSRVRLAVGPYACVEREAIRFSFEVASEGTLLEKAALEFLEGETDQFIIKDFDMEEMA
- a CDS encoding high frequency lysogenization protein HflD, with the translated sequence MQLSLIALGFLAGMGHALEPDHLAAVGAMATGRNSRRSMVLRGAAWGLGHTLTLLAICSAVILLGMALTGRTAALLESAVGFMLILLGGDVLWRMRKARVHFHLHDHSDGERHFHAHSHLGERAPHDASRHEHSHPHKFPLKALAVGLVHGAAGSAALLTLAVASVGDPLLAVIYVLLFGVGSIAGMAALSFIASWPLGYAERVALRLHRALNLSLAVLALGLGLHTIYANLSGVLGAA
- a CDS encoding helix-turn-helix transcriptional regulator, with the translated sequence MSNTERIIRLKTVLDRTGLSRSTIYRKIAEGTFPTQVKISVHGAGWHESAINRWIADPVHYREEDLAE
- the hypB gene encoding hydrogenase nickel incorporation protein HypB, with amino-acid sequence MCGTCGCTDPDNEIAMIDPETGKRVLLRSGDDHSHDHDHSHDHDHSHDHTHSHDHDHSHGHHHHHHHDHGHDHHHHGEQAARVSLETAVLDRNDRQAARNRGWFEGRGVVALNLVSSPGAGKTTLLETTIRALEGSLPIAVIEGDQQTANDATRIREAGARAIQINTGAGCHLEADMVARAVEELAPKSGSLLLIENVGNLVCPAMFDLGERMKVAVISTPEGEDKPLKYPHMFRAAELVLINKIDLAPHVGFDEAACRANISAVNPNALVLLVSARTGEGMDAWYDFLRAMASAAADGGCLI
- a CDS encoding helix-turn-helix domain-containing protein, giving the protein MSGQRTVEPICVRVNDAARMIGVGRTKLYELISSGELETIKIGKATRITTASLHRLVERHRALN